A segment of the Desulfuromonadaceae bacterium genome:
GAACCCGACGCAACCCTTGCGCAGGAGCTGGCGGAACGAGCGATGATCGAAATAACGCGGATCGATCGGCTGGTGCGTGACTTGCTCGACTACGCCCGCCCCGCCGCCGAAACCCTGGACGCGGTCGATATCAATGAAGTGACGACCGCGGCGGTCGAGTTCCTCCGCCATCAGGGGATCTTCGACTCCCGCCAATTCGTTTGCACTCCGGCCACCACCCCGGCAACTGTGCGGATCGATCGGCACCGCCTGCAACAGGTCCTGGTCAATCTGTTGCTTAATGCCAGAGACGCAACGACTGCCGGAGGACAGATTGTCCTGACCACTGCAATTGAGCACAACACCGTGAAAATTTCGGTGCGCGACGACGGCTGCGGCATGTCGGCCGAGATCCTGGCGCATATCTTTGACCCCTTCTACACCACCAAAGATCCCGACCAGGGACGCGGGCTGGGGCTGGCAGTCTGCGCGCGGATTATCGACGACGCCAAAGGCCGCATCGACGTTGACAGCGCGCCCGGAAAAGGGACGCTGTTAACGCTAATACTACCGCTTGTGGAGTAACCGGTGCGAGGTGAACAACTGAACATTCTGCTGATTGACGATGAGGCGTCGATGCGCCACATGCTGCGCCTGACACTGGAGCGTGAGCACTACCGGGTCACCGAAGTGGCCAACGGCGCTGCGGCACTCACCCTCCTTGCAACAGAGGATTTTGATCTGGTCTTGTGTGACATCCGCATGCCAGGACTTGATGGTCTGAGTTTGCTGCGCGAATTACGCCAACGCTCCCTCGCCCCGACGGTGATTATGATGAGTGCCTACGGCTCGATCGAGACCGCCCTTGAGTGCATGAAAAACGGCGCTTACGACTATATCTCCAAGCCGTTCAAGCCGGACGAAGTCTTGTTAACACTGAAAAAGGCCGAAGAAAGGCTGCGGCTACAGGACGAAAACCGCAAGCTGGCGACCGCGTTGAGCCACTGTCAGGGGAGTGCGACCCGGCCGCTTGTGGTGTTTCGCAGCCCGGTCATGCAGCAGGTCACGGTGATGGTTGAAAAACTGGCCGCCAGCCATGTCCCGGTGCTGATCAGCGGCGAAACCGGCACCGGCAAGGAACTGATCGCGCGGGCACTGCACAGCGGCAGCCCCCGCGCCGCCGGGCCGTTTATCGCCGTTAATTGCAGCGCGATCCCTGCCGGGCTGATGGAGAGCGAACTCTTTGGCCACGCCCGTGGTTCCTTCACCGGCGCCGACCGTCATCATGACGGTCTCTTTACCGCCGCCAGCGGTGGCACCCTGTTTCTCGACGAGATCGGCGAACTGCCGCTGGCCCTTCAGCCCAAACTGCTGCGCGTACTGCAAGAGGGGGAAGTCCTGCGGATCGGCGAAACCAGACCGCGCCGGGTAGATGTGCGCATCGTTGCCGCGACCGTTAAAAACCTGCATGACGAAGTCGCGCGCGGCACCTTTCGTGAAGATCTGTATTATCGTCTGGCCGTCACCGAAGTCCGCCTCCCCGCACTGCGCGAGCGGCGCGAGGACATCGGGCCACTCGCCGAGCATTTTTTGCACCACATCGCCTCACGTGAAAATCGCCCCCCGCCCCGGCTGACGGCAGAAGCCATCACCAGACTGCGCAAGTACAACTGGCCGGGGAATATTCGCGAGCTGGAAAATTTTGTCGAAAAGATGATCGTCTTTTCCCCCGGCGATTGCATTGACACCGCCGATCTGCCGTGGGACGCGCAGCTACGGGGGGCAAAGAACGGGTCGGAATATTCCTTGAAAACCGCCGTTGCCCGTCTGGAAAAAGAGTATATTCGCAAAGCTCTGCACGCCACCGGTGGCAACCGCACCCATGCTGCGGAATTGCTGGAAATCAGTCTGCGTAA
Coding sequences within it:
- a CDS encoding sigma-54 dependent transcriptional regulator, translating into MRHMLRLTLEREHYRVTEVANGAAALTLLATEDFDLVLCDIRMPGLDGLSLLRELRQRSLAPTVIMMSAYGSIETALECMKNGAYDYISKPFKPDEVLLTLKKAEERLRLQDENRKLATALSHCQGSATRPLVVFRSPVMQQVTVMVEKLAASHVPVLISGETGTGKELIARALHSGSPRAAGPFIAVNCSAIPAGLMESELFGHARGSFTGADRHHDGLFTAASGGTLFLDEIGELPLALQPKLLRVLQEGEVLRIGETRPRRVDVRIVAATVKNLHDEVARGTFREDLYYRLAVTEVRLPALRERREDIGPLAEHFLHHIASRENRPPPRLTAEAITRLRKYNWPGNIRELENFVEKMIVFSPGDCIDTADLPWDAQLRGAKNGSEYSLKTAVARLEKEYIRKALHATGGNRTHAAELLEISLRNLQYKIKEYEI